The bacterium region CCCTGAGGTGAGCACCCGGACCACCGGGTAACCAACAAGAAGCGGGACCCCCGCCATGCTGACGGTGTCTTACCAGCCGTCACAGCAGGAGTCCCAGCACATGCTCACACAGGAGGAAGTCGTGGAGATCAGCGCCTTAGTGAAGAGGCGGTGGACGGTGTCGGCGATAGCGCGCCATCTGGGCCGTGACCGCAAGACCGTCCGCGCCTATATCAAAGGAAAGCGGCAGCCCGGTCAGCGCAGACCGTCGTCGCCGGCCGACTGGTTCGCACCGTTCATCGAGTACATCACGATTCGGATGCGCGACGACCCGCACGTCTGGGCGAGCGCGCTCTATGACGAGCTGAAGCCACTCGGCTTTGCCAAGAGCTACGTCACCTTCGCACGCCAGCTCCGACTGCGTGGACTGCGTCCGCACTGCGAGGCTTGCGCTGGGGTCAAGGGTCGGCCGACCATCGAGATCGCACATCCAGCGGGCGAGGAGATTCAGTGGGACTGGCAGGAGTTTGGCAACACGCCGTGGGGCGAGCCGACCTATCTACTGAATGGAACCCTGTCGCACTCGAGCAAGGGCCGCGGCGTCTTCGCCGAGGGCATGGACCAGGCCCATCTCGTGGAAGCAATCCATGGCGTCCTGCAGCGCCTCGGCGGGAGCGCCCGGCGCTGGCGCATCGACCGTCTGGCCGGCGCCGTCGACCAGAAGACAGGAAGGCTGCTGGCCAGCTTCGCCGCGGTGGCTAAGTACTACGGGGTCGCGGTCGACGTCTGCCCGCCGCGGCGGGCTAATCGCAAGGGCGTGGTCGAGAAGCATCATCACTTCGGGGCTGGCCGCTGGTGGCGGACGGCGCGGGTCCGCAGCCAACAGGAGGCGCAGGTCTCCTACGACCATTTCGAGGCCACCATCGGCGACGGTCGCCGTCGCGGCCAGGCCACAGTCGGCGAGATGGCCAGGGCCGAGCAGCTAATGCCGATTCCGCTGCAGCCCTACCCGGCGACGCTGGAGGCTGAGCGCTCGGTTGGCGACTCCGCCCTGGTCGCCTTTCGCGGCAACCTCTACGGCGTTCATCCGGGCCTGGTCGGAACCGTGGTTCAGGTTCGGCACCGCCTTGGAACGGACTCGATCAGCATCGTCTCGCCGTCTGGTGTGGTGGCCGCGGAGTATCGCTCGGCGCCTTCTGGAGCAGGCATGATCCAGCGCCTGCCGGAGTTGCGCGCAGCCTTGGAATCGGCGGTGCTCACCGCGTTCACCACCAAGCCGCCGTGCCAACGAAAGGAGAATCGTCCCCCGAGCCCTGAGGCGCTCGCCGCGGCAGCAAGACTGGCCTCGTTGTCCGACCGCGAGGTCACCGTCGACCTCAATCGCTATGCCGAGCTCGTGGGAGCCTCGTCATGACTGACACCAGTCTTTATCAACAGCTGCGCTCTCAGCTCACCTTCCTACGCCTCGACGCAGCCGCCGAAGCCCTGCCTGGCATGCTCGACGAAGCCCACCGGTCGAAGCTGACCCACACCGCGTTCCTCTCCAACCTCCTCACCGTCGAGGTCGAGACGACCGAACAGCGACGTCTCAAGGGCCGGCTCCGATTCGCATGTCTGCCGGCACCCTGGACCTTCGATAACTTTGACTACGACGCGCAGCCCTCGCTCGACCGACGGTTCATCGAGGACCTGGCTACCTTGCGGTTCATCGAAGAGGCGGCCAACGTGCTCTTCATCGGACCGCCTGGTGTCGGCAAAACTCACCTGGCTCTGGCTCTCGCCCACAAGGCGGTGCACTCCGGTTACCGCGTCTACTACACCA contains the following coding sequences:
- a CDS encoding AAA family ATPase, whose protein sequence is MTDTSLYQQLRSQLTFLRLDAAAEALPGMLDEAHRSKLTHTAFLSNLLTVEVETTEQRRLKGRLRFACLPAPWTFDNFDYDAQPSLDRRFIEDLATLRFIEEAANVLFIGPPGVGKTHLALALAHKAVHSGYRVYYTTAADLAARCHRAALEGRWDSVMRFYGQPSLLVIDEIGYLPLAGEAAAALFQVVTRRYLKNSIVMTTNRSIATWGAMFDDPMAAAAMLDRLLHRSAVLQMEGESYRMRAHRARVENLRKGVIAATKA